The window GACAATCGATCCCAGCCGCCGGTCCATTCATCATCCTTGAATCAGAGGCAATCGGACCTTCTCTCAATCTGAACCGATTGCTACCATCGATAGAGAACCGTTGTAGACTAAAATATCCCCTCAACGAGTTGACTGAGGGCAAAAACTTCTGGGGAAGGCTGTGGGATCACCGTCCAGGAAACGAAGTTGGCGAGCGGGAGCGACATCAAACAAGAACTCCCGAGCACGACCGAGCGCAGCGATTCCGATTGCTGCCCTCGTTGGTCTGTTTGCCCTTGTGATCTGGCTTTGCCTGCCCAAACCCCAAACCCAAGTCGATTTTTTGATCATCGGTCAGTCCGGGTCCATTGACGATGACGTTCTCAACTTGCCGATTAATCGCGACCTCAAAGAGCTGACCGAAGTTTTCGAACGCGTGGCTGATGCTTCGCCAGACTTCCACTTCCATCCGGTCGCAGGCGCGGACGATCTCGAGACGCTTACATCATCCGATGACCTCCATCCGAATGGAATTCTGATCGCCTTCGTCACCGGACATCAAGTGGCGATGAATGGAGCCAGCGGCGAATCAGAGCTTGGGATTCGTTTTTCCAACAGCCCAAACCAAATGCCGTTTCATGAGTTGATCGATCAACTCGCAACTCTCAAGACGGAACGCATCGTCCTGCTGATGGACCTGGCTCATCAGTTTCCCGATCTGCGAAACGCCTCAGAGACCAACTTCGCGGTCGAACTGATTCAGCCCGTTTTGGACTCTGCGCAGGAACGTTTCCCGGACTTCAAATTAACCTTGCTGACGTCGACATCTCCAGGACAAATCAGCTTGCCAACGGTTGTCGAAGATCAAGCCCAACCGAATCAAACGGACTGTCCCCAATTCGGCGGGACACTCTTCGCTTACCAGGTCGCCGAAGCATTCCGGACCGGAAAAGTCGAATCGGTCTCTGAACTTGTCGACTTTGTCACCGAGGAAGTAGCGAAGTCAGCCAGGTCTTCAGGAGCACAGCAAACGGTCGAGGTGTTCCAAGTTTCCAGCGACGATCCGACTTCCGATTCGCAAGACCTTCTGACTCACTCGTATGAATATCCTTCCGACGAAAGTGAAGGCACTGAAGAAGAGTCAGATTCCACCGAACAAAAACCAGCACCCATCGCGGAAGGTGCAAGTGCTGAAGAGAGTGAGCCAAGTTTTGTCGAACGTCTTTCTTCCCTCGAACAAGAACTGCGAAATCTCATCATATTCGACCGCTCAAAGTCGCTGACCGTCGGCACCTGGCGAACAGCAGATCAGCTCATTCGAGATGCCCAATACATCCTCAGGCACAACACCGACGCGAATCCGGAATACAAAGAAGTCGTCGCCCGGAAAATCGATCAGCTGAATCGACTCGTCCAACAAGTCAGTCCATCGCAGGCTGAGCAAAACAAAAGCCCCTTCCCCGGCTGGGTTCCCATCCTCAACCTTCAAGAACCGGAACCTTCGAGTACGTTCCAAACGGTGCTGGAGCAAGTCATCGACGAAGGACAGGGCGACGGTCGCAACCAGCAACTGTTCGAACAATTCGACGATGACAACGCTCGCACCGCTCTTGTTTCATCACTGTTGAACTACTGTGACTCGCTGGAAGCGTTGGAAACGGCGCGGACTCCGGAAGAACTTCAAGAACTCGTTAATCTGCAAGCCAAGCTGCGATCGTTCTTTTCCCGATTCGGCGGAAAGACCGGTTGGAGAGCAAGAGAGTGGCCGCATCAGTTCCTCTTTCTGGACGAGGTTCTCAAGAACTCGCAGGAGAATTGGACTCCCGAGCAATTCGCAGCCATTCTCGACGTGTTGAAGATGCGAACTCAGCTTTTACAGGCTTCCATTGGGTTCGTTCCAGAAGACGGCAAGCCTCTTCATCAAAGCATCCATTCAAGCATTGAACCGCAGCTCAGCCAGGCGCTGCGATCTCTCACAGCTGCAGAACGCTGGTTGATCCTCGGAAGAGAAAACTTCCCAGTCGTGGCGACACTCACGCAACGCGAAGTTGAGCGAACTCGACGCATGCTGACCGAGATCGACAATCAACTTCAAACTCAATTGTCGAAGAGATTGGGAGAGGCCAAACAACGGTCGGAGATGCTCACCCTCAGCCTCTTGCTGGCTGCCAACTACGACGAGATGCTTTCCGAGTCTGGGAGTGTGTCACCCTTGGCGAGACTCTCCAATTTCGATGGCTTCACTGAAGACATTTTGACTCAGGCAACCGGATCACGTGTCTCGCGTGAGGATGCTCAGGAATTCCTCGACCTCTTGGATGGAGTCGACCGACAGCGAGTCCGTTCAAGTGTCCGCTCAGAAGTCGCAAGGCGATTGCCCCGCATCAATGCCTGCTTGCCGTTCGAACTGCGCGTGCGCGACCAATACTCAACGACAACTTCAGCACGTCCTGTGATCTCGAGCTTCGCTGCAATTCGAATTCTCGGTGAACTCGGACTCGCTCCGGAATCGGTGTCGAAGCTCAAGCAAACCTGGAAAGAGTTTGTTGACGCTATCGCAGATGCAGCTCCGTCATCGCAATTGCTCACAATCGAAGCCAGGCTTTTCGAAGGTATCCGAAATGGGTTCTCCGAGATCGAAGACAACCAGCTTTGGTCATTCGAAGGTGCCTCACCCTCACTCGTGCAGAAGATCGTCGATGACGACCTACGTAGACACGTGCGGTTGGCCCCCACGTTGTACGGTGTCGTCTACCGCGACAATTTCCCCAACTCGCGAATCTCCGAACAACCCTTCCAATGGAGCGTCTCCGACCAGATCGTCATTGGAGACGATAAAATCGCACGGATTCAAGTCGATGCTGCTCCCGAAAGTCGCGTCCTTGTTTACTCGAATGAGCTGTCGCTAAACGTTCCCGGAGTCGAAGTTGTCGCCTCGGAACCGTGGAACGAACTCTCGAATCGCGAAGAAGAGGTGACACTCCGTGCGGACCCCAACCAGTTCGACGGAGAAGCTTCTCCCATCGTCGCTCTCGTTTCTCCAGAAGGAATCGTCTACGGGCTGCAGGCAGTTTCGACACGAGCCGGGTTCACCCCCTCGGGATGGAAGTTGAGAATCTCCGCAAATGGTGTCCAACTCAATTACGTCGACCTCAGCGATTCACGGAAACTCGTCGACTTCCCACCAAACACCGGGAAAGAGCCGCTGGTCGTTCAACTCGAATTGGAGAAGCCGGGCAACTCATTCGATGAAAACGTCAACGTCATGATGTTCTCGCTTGATGAATCTCTCAAACCACAGACAGCATTGTGGACCCAGCAACTCGCTCTGCAGTTCCCATCAGGTGAAAATCGTGTGGCTGTTCCACTCGTTCTTCCAGTAGAAGGTGAAGCTCCCGTACCCGAATCCGAGATTGATCTGACGCGAGGTTTCGCCGTCGAAGTTCGACCACAGAGATCCTCGTCCAACGACAGCGATGAATCCGTGTGGCTATCGATCGTTCCGCGCTTCATTGACCCGGTTGATGTTCGTGATGGGGAATCGGGCGGTTATGTCGAAATTGGAGAACCAAGCTACGATCGCCGCTTGCATCGATTGCAAATTCCCATCCGACGCAAACGCGATATCGCTCCGAATCTCTTTCCTCCCAAAGCAATTCCGGTTCAGCTCGATCTCTCCACGGGTCTGCGCAGCTATCTCCTGAAAGAACCTCCAGCCCTCCCCACCGTGCCTGAGGAGGGATATACACTCGTCGCGGACTTTGGGCCGGAAGTCGAGCAATTCATCGAAACAACTGACGAACAAGACTTGGAATTCGGGCTCAACATCGCTGGGCTGAACCATCTCGTTCGCTGGCGGGTTTCGCGATCAGGAGGACTCGTCCAACTCGGCAGCCTCAATAACCGCCCGGAGATTCGGACTGCCCTCTCATTTCAGACTCCTGAAGGAAGTCAAACTCGCATGGAAGTCGTGGACGGAACGAACGTCATCGTCCTGTCGGGTGCGAATGGAGAGAAGCAATCGGTGCTCTTCGTTCTGGAACCTTCGATCTGGTACCAGCCCTTCACAGCCGACACACTTCTTCCCTCGGAACGAAAAGTCAATTACAGCATCCGGCTCGTTCCCGAGGGCCAAAACAGTCTGCCTCTGCGAAGTTTTTCGCTGACTGATCGCTTCGCAAGAACAGTCACCGCAGCCCCAGGTCCAGAATCCACTTGGCTCGTCAAAACAACTTCCGCAAATGTCGAACTCATCACACCCGTTCTGAATGATTTTGGTCTTGGCGAAGGACTGTACGAGTTTCAATCCACACTCACCCCTGTCAATGGCGATGCTCCCATCGCAAGCACGACGTCCCGGTTGATTGTGGATGCCACTGGCCCTGAAATCACCTGGGATAACGCCCCCGAAGAATTCGACGTTCAGCAGGGTGTACGAGGTGTTTTGCGAGTTTCTGATCCTCAAACAGGCATCGAGACCGTCACGATTCAGACCTCTCCCGAAGTGTCAGTACCCGCCCGACTGCGGCCTCGGGGAAACTCATCCGGCAACGAACAGCTCGCCGAGTTTGTGATTCCAACCAGCCTTCTCCCTGAAATCCCTCCATCGACGCGAATTCAGCGGAAGCCACTCAAGCTGAAGATCATCGCCACCAACAGGGTCGGAACGAGTTCCACTCTCGACCAGCAAGTCACACTGGTTCAAAGGTCAATGAAAGCCAAGGAACCGGACAATTCTCCGAAGTTCCGTGACCTGACAATCGCAATTTCAAGCAATAGTTTCTTCGATGTGACCCTCACTGGCCCCGATGGAGCACCAATCGGAACGAAGGCCAAACAGAAGAAATCGGTCACCTTCCGGAAACTGAAAGAAGGTACCTATCAGATCACCTGGACCAACAATCTCTCGTCATCGAAGAATCCCGGAGGACAGAAGGAAGTGGACGTCAAAGTTCCCGGCCCAGATTTACCACCACAAACAGTAACGATTCCCTGACCGAACCTCAGATGAGCGCGGTCAGTAGCCCCCCTCACAAGAAGCGAACATTCCCCAAGTTGGATAATTGAGATGTTTTCGAGGTTGCTTTCATGGTTTCGATGGATCTTCGGAGTGGTCCCGAAATCCGCTGTCGGATCAGTCGTCATCTTTCGAATTGTGCACTACACGCTCGTCGTGCTCATTGCACTCATTCTCGGCTGGTTCACACCCCAGATCCAGCAATGGACTCAATTGCCCGTCATGGGCCACGGCAAACTCGAGTGGGTCAACGACTACTGGTGCGGAATCGTATTCCTGCTTGGATACGCAATCGTTCGAGTCATCCTCTACCTGCTTGAAATTCTCGGAATCGAAGAAGAGGGCGAGTTTTCCGACATCGAACGCCCTTGGCGAGAAGCAATCGCTGAGCTCGAAGCAGAAGGTCTCCCCATCGATGAGCTTCCCCTGTTCATTATCAATGGACTGACTCCACAACAGGAACGAAGCGTTTTCCTGGAAGCATCCGGAATTGACTGGCAAGTCATTTCGCCATCGCAAAACGAATCAAAATCCCCGCTCCGCGTCTACGCGTATTCGGAAGGAATTTTCGTTTCATGCGTGGGAGTCGGTGCGGTGAGCTGTCAGCAGGGAAAAGTGGTTCCCGTCTCCGAAGGCGGGAGCCCAGCCGCTGCTCCTCCGTCGAACATCGGAAACCGAACGATCGTCGCAGGCGAAATCTCCAATATCATGGATCAGGCCAAAGCAGGCACCGGAACTGCGAAGTCTGTTGGACAAGCTCCACCATCGATTCCGACCGGCACTGCACCCAGCGGAAGGATGCCAAGCGCAGCCATGCAGCCTCCAGCACGCACAGGCGGAACACTCCGATCGATTGGATCAGCCCTGGCCAAAGCCACGATGACTCCTGGAGGAATGAGAGCAGCCATGCAATCTTTCTCAGGGGGCGCAGCGGAACGCAAGGGCTACGGCAAGAAACAAGTCGCTCCGATCGACGCTGTCGAATCAGAAGTCGCTCAGCGTCGTCTGGACTTCTTCTGCGAACTCATCAATGAATCTCGCTTTCCATATTGTCCGATCAATGGACTGTTGCAGGTGATCCCAATCTCCTGGACCACTTCGACTGATCAGGCTCGCAAGCTCGCACCAGCAGTCCGTATCGATCTCGAAACAATTCACGAATCGCTTCACCTGCAGTTTCCCGTCACAGTCGCTTTCTCCGAACTCGACTCCCTGCCGGGCCTGAAGGAATACATGATTCGCGTGGAACGGATTCAACCTGGAATTCGACAATCTCGAGCCGGCTCCCGCTTCGCCACAGGAGCAGTGATTGATGCCAGCAGCATGGACTGGTTGCTTGATCGCTCCATGAACTGGTTCCGGGGCTGGACATACACCGCGTTTTCCGCAGATATCAACGCGAAAGACAATCTTAAGCTGTTCCACATGTTGTGCTCGATCCGCGAACGCCGAGATGCAATGACTGTGCTCCTTCGAGAGAGTTTCGCACAGCTGACCGAGCCTGAATGCAGGCTGGCGGGGTGTTACTTCTTCGCAACCGGTGAAGGCGCAACCGAGCAGGGTTTCATCCGTGGCGTGCTTGACCGCATGGTCGAAACGGAAGGTGACGTCGCTTGGTCTCCCGATCTGGCCCACACCATCAGCCGCAAAAAAACTTACTCAAACCTGTTGATTGCTGCGTCAGTCGTGATGGGGGCAGTCAACGCATTCCTCGTTTATCGACTGCTTGGAGATTAGGGCAGTCTTCGAAATTGACATCGCAATGTCGTCTCGGGTGAGTGACACTCAGCTTCACGATGAGCAACGAGTGTCCTTGAATGATCGAGAAATCTGAAGCGGCAGGCTGATTGCTGGAATCACGGTAGAAGGAAAGGTTCACGATGAGTTCTTCCGGAAAGCGTAATTGGCGAGGCGGAAAACCCTCATCGTCTCCTCCTCCTGCTTCCCCTGCCTCTCCCAGTTCTCCACGAAGCTGGAGATCACAAATGACGCCGCGCACGGATCGAAAGAAGACGACCAACAAGCGATTGCCGCGACTCATCGGCGCGAGTGTCGTTTTGTTGGCTCTTTTCGTCCTCGCCGTTCTGTTATGGAGACGTGCAGAACGAGTCCACACGCACTTCACAGTGATCGAGCCCATCGACAACCAGATCGAAGAATCTTCAGTAGC of the Thalassoglobus sp. JC818 genome contains:
- a CDS encoding type VI secretion protein IcmF/TssM N-terminal domain-containing protein, which translates into the protein MFSRLLSWFRWIFGVVPKSAVGSVVIFRIVHYTLVVLIALILGWFTPQIQQWTQLPVMGHGKLEWVNDYWCGIVFLLGYAIVRVILYLLEILGIEEEGEFSDIERPWREAIAELEAEGLPIDELPLFIINGLTPQQERSVFLEASGIDWQVISPSQNESKSPLRVYAYSEGIFVSCVGVGAVSCQQGKVVPVSEGGSPAAAPPSNIGNRTIVAGEISNIMDQAKAGTGTAKSVGQAPPSIPTGTAPSGRMPSAAMQPPARTGGTLRSIGSALAKATMTPGGMRAAMQSFSGGAAERKGYGKKQVAPIDAVESEVAQRRLDFFCELINESRFPYCPINGLLQVIPISWTTSTDQARKLAPAVRIDLETIHESLHLQFPVTVAFSELDSLPGLKEYMIRVERIQPGIRQSRAGSRFATGAVIDASSMDWLLDRSMNWFRGWTYTAFSADINAKDNLKLFHMLCSIRERRDAMTVLLRESFAQLTEPECRLAGCYFFATGEGATEQGFIRGVLDRMVETEGDVAWSPDLAHTISRKKTYSNLLIAASVVMGAVNAFLVYRLLGD